From the Clostridium estertheticum genome, one window contains:
- a CDS encoding L-lactate dehydrogenase translates to MRTKGNKISIIGAGFVGSTTAFALMNGGLATEIVIVDINKNKAEGEAMDLSHGVSFVRPIEITSGEYSDTKDSDIVIITAGVGQKPGETRLDCISKNLKIFQSIVPEVVKLSPNSILLVVSNPVDILTYITYKLSGFPSNRVIGSGTVLDTSRFKYLLSKHFEIDARNIHTYIMGEHGDSEIAAWSITSIAGMNVDEFCSTCPNKCDGELKYNIYKEVKEAAYTIIQKKGATYYAVALAIKRIVEAILSNENSILTVSSLLKGEYGIDDIYMGVPTVVGREGVKKILEVNLNEEEKTELFESSKVLKEVIKDSKI, encoded by the coding sequence ATGAGAACAAAAGGAAATAAAATATCCATTATTGGAGCTGGATTTGTAGGATCAACTACAGCATTTGCTCTAATGAATGGAGGACTTGCAACTGAAATTGTAATTGTAGATATAAATAAGAATAAAGCTGAAGGCGAGGCAATGGATTTATCACATGGCGTTTCCTTCGTAAGGCCAATAGAGATAACTTCTGGAGAGTACTCGGATACAAAAGATTCAGATATAGTAATTATTACAGCGGGTGTTGGTCAAAAGCCAGGTGAAACAAGGCTTGATTGTATTTCTAAAAATTTAAAAATATTCCAAAGCATAGTCCCGGAAGTTGTAAAATTAAGCCCCAATTCTATATTATTAGTAGTGTCAAACCCTGTTGATATATTGACTTATATAACTTATAAGTTATCAGGTTTTCCAAGTAATAGGGTAATTGGTTCTGGTACTGTCCTTGACACATCAAGATTTAAATACTTGCTTAGTAAGCATTTTGAAATTGATGCAAGAAATATTCATACCTATATAATGGGTGAACATGGGGATTCAGAAATTGCAGCATGGAGTATAACTAGTATTGCAGGTATGAATGTTGATGAGTTCTGTTCTACATGTCCTAATAAATGTGATGGAGAGCTGAAGTATAATATATATAAGGAAGTAAAGGAAGCGGCTTATACTATTATCCAAAAGAAGGGTGCAACTTATTATGCTGTTGCCCTAGCTATAAAAAGGATAGTTGAAGCAATATTAAGTAATGAGAATTCTATTCTTACTGTATCATCTCTATTAAAAGGTGAATACGGAATTGATGACATTTATATGGGAGTGCCAACAGTTGTAGGTAGAGAGGGAGTAAAAAAAATATTAGAAGTTAACCTTAACGAGGAAGAGAAGACAGAACTCTTTGAATCTTCAAAGGTACTCAAGGAAGTTATAAAGGACTCAAAAATATAA
- a CDS encoding glycoside hydrolase family 55 protein, with product MIELSVYEFGAIGNGVIDDTLAIQSAIKYCFDNNIDKLSFENEKVYLCNKEIVLYGKNLIVDGNNSIIKRTTDFMGVFGAVLNVYGLTPNLSYPLLGKYIGKIIPAQSIVIRDLSIYCAEKISSSTYINGLAVCNAKNIILENIIVTNAPQTAYAIVSSSINNKNLIIDNVVLDSCISRNSKKHSFRLSAIKDSNIFNARMVNCLAINVIERESGYNAQGRKVHLICNVSSENIGCYKIIIDDCHFDESGEVYIVQNCTNITIQNSQLFGGLEIYNPNKMISNNIVIKNNEFNYVSNNNIYKTPLLLYNIKNINITENVFNDLLKEILDEYNIRIYGCEDIIFKENYNFNLLIK from the coding sequence TTGATAGAATTAAGTGTTTATGAATTTGGAGCTATAGGAAATGGAGTAATAGATGATACGTTAGCTATTCAAAGTGCAATAAAATATTGTTTTGATAATAATATAGATAAATTAAGCTTTGAAAATGAAAAAGTATATCTATGTAATAAAGAGATTGTGTTATACGGTAAAAATTTAATTGTTGATGGTAACAACTCAATAATTAAGAGAACTACAGATTTTATGGGCGTTTTTGGAGCTGTATTAAATGTATATGGGTTAACACCTAATTTAAGCTATCCGTTACTTGGAAAGTATATAGGTAAGATAATTCCTGCGCAAAGTATTGTTATTAGAGATCTAAGTATCTATTGCGCAGAGAAAATTTCTAGTTCTACTTATATAAATGGGTTAGCAGTATGTAATGCTAAAAATATAATTCTTGAAAATATTATAGTTACAAATGCACCACAAACAGCTTATGCTATTGTTTCATCTTCCATTAATAATAAAAATTTAATAATTGATAATGTAGTATTGGATAGTTGTATATCAAGAAATAGTAAAAAACATTCATTTAGGCTTAGTGCAATAAAGGATAGTAATATATTTAATGCTAGGATGGTTAATTGCTTAGCAATAAATGTCATAGAAAGAGAGTCTGGGTATAATGCACAAGGTAGAAAGGTACATTTAATATGTAATGTATCCTCAGAAAATATTGGTTGTTATAAAATTATAATTGATGATTGTCATTTTGATGAGAGTGGTGAAGTTTATATAGTTCAGAATTGCACTAATATAACAATTCAAAACTCACAATTATTTGGTGGGCTAGAGATATATAATCCTAATAAAATGATAAGTAACAATATAGTTATAAAAAACAATGAATTTAATTATGTTTCGAACAACAATATTTATAAAACACCATTATTATTATATAATATAAAAAACATTAACATTACAGAGAATGTATTTAATGACCTTTTAAAGGAAATACTAGATGAATATAATATACGTATATATGGTTGTGAGGATATTATTTTTAAAGAAAACTATAATTTTAATTTGTTAATCAAATAG
- a CDS encoding pyruvate, water dikinase regulatory protein, giving the protein MLTIYAVSDSIGETAELVAKSVESQFPGSIIIKRVPYIKTAEDVNKFISKIEDNSKAMIISTIIMVDVKEFLVQRCVEKGVFISNILGPVIGLASKLLNKQPEYIPGAIWNMDKEYYKRIEAMEFAIQFDDSRDYNGIKLADVVLIGVSRTSKTPLCMYLANKGVKAINIPLVPEVPVPEELYNIPGRKIIGLTINPFELIEIRKHRMDKFSGLNSSFQYSNDARILDELDFAEKIMKKTRCLTIDVTKRAIEDTALIIMKSIGSTK; this is encoded by the coding sequence GTGCTAACAATATATGCGGTATCGGATTCTATAGGAGAAACAGCAGAACTTGTAGCAAAATCAGTAGAAAGTCAGTTTCCAGGTAGTATTATAATAAAAAGAGTACCATATATTAAAACAGCTGAAGATGTTAATAAATTTATTAGTAAAATAGAAGATAATTCGAAAGCAATGATTATTTCAACTATTATTATGGTAGATGTGAAGGAATTCCTAGTTCAAAGATGTGTAGAAAAAGGGGTATTTATATCAAATATTTTAGGACCGGTTATAGGGCTTGCGTCTAAGTTATTAAATAAACAGCCAGAATATATTCCAGGGGCAATATGGAATATGGATAAGGAATATTATAAAAGGATAGAAGCTATGGAATTTGCTATTCAGTTTGATGATAGTCGTGATTATAATGGAATAAAGCTTGCGGACGTAGTTCTCATTGGTGTCTCAAGAACTTCAAAAACCCCATTATGTATGTACTTAGCTAATAAGGGAGTAAAGGCTATAAATATACCTTTAGTGCCTGAAGTCCCTGTTCCAGAAGAATTGTATAATATACCAGGAAGAAAGATTATAGGGCTTACAATAAATCCTTTTGAGCTTATTGAAATTAGGAAACATAGAATGGACAAATTTAGTGGACTTAATTCTAGTTTTCAATATTCTAATGATGCAAGAATATTAGATGAATTAGATTTTGCTGAAAAAATAATGAAAAAGACAAGGTGTTTAACTATCGATGTTACTAAAAGAGCTATAGAGGATACAGCATTAATTATTATGAAGAGCATAGGGAGTACTAAATAG
- a CDS encoding class I SAM-dependent methyltransferase produces MEELKKAIDEIVKQDIIKVVISNKINKEVEYNKITFVLKEDDEKQYYQIEKTTDKQVFHENINVDILKEKILEYVQGKYKQVDAWAGTTTFDLKISKKGKVHLGHKMSDNEKLTSKGHNKEKNYILNEGMIIKPLIDLGIFTKEGKVVNSKYDKYKQINRFVEVIDDEIKNNDYKELTIIDFGCGKSYLTFVLYYYFVEIKKINVKMIGLDLKEDVIEKCNEIAKRYNYENLRFELGDINGFKYENKVDMVITLHACDTATDYALYNAIKWNSGMIFSVPCCQHEFNSQVKTESLSILTKYGIVKERVSALMTDAVRANLLECSGYKTQLLEFIDIDQSPKNILIRAIKANIPNEIKEKALSEVNDLMTSFNLKPTLYDLLKKDNLI; encoded by the coding sequence ATGGAAGAATTAAAGAAAGCAATTGATGAAATAGTTAAACAAGATATTATAAAGGTAGTTATTAGCAATAAAATTAATAAGGAAGTAGAATATAATAAAATAACATTTGTATTAAAGGAAGATGATGAAAAACAATATTACCAAATAGAAAAAACGACTGATAAACAAGTTTTTCATGAAAATATTAACGTTGATATTTTAAAGGAAAAGATTTTGGAATATGTACAAGGAAAATATAAACAAGTTGATGCTTGGGCTGGTACTACAACCTTTGATTTGAAAATATCAAAAAAAGGTAAGGTTCATTTAGGTCACAAAATGAGTGACAATGAAAAGCTTACAAGCAAGGGGCATAATAAAGAAAAAAATTATATTCTTAACGAGGGTATGATAATAAAGCCTCTTATAGATTTAGGGATTTTCACAAAAGAGGGCAAGGTTGTTAATTCAAAATATGATAAATATAAGCAAATAAATAGATTTGTTGAAGTTATTGATGACGAAATTAAAAATAACGATTATAAGGAACTTACTATAATAGATTTTGGATGCGGTAAGTCTTATTTAACATTTGTATTATATTACTATTTCGTAGAAATTAAAAAAATTAATGTGAAAATGATAGGACTTGATCTTAAAGAAGATGTAATTGAAAAATGTAACGAGATAGCTAAAAGATATAATTATGAAAATTTGAGGTTTGAGTTAGGGGATATAAATGGCTTTAAATATGAAAATAAGGTTGATATGGTAATTACATTACATGCATGTGATACCGCTACTGATTATGCTTTGTACAATGCAATAAAGTGGAATAGTGGAATGATTTTTTCTGTTCCTTGCTGTCAACATGAATTTAATAGTCAAGTTAAAACGGAATCATTATCTATACTAACAAAGTATGGAATAGTAAAGGAAAGAGTTTCAGCACTTATGACAGATGCTGTGCGTGCGAATCTTCTTGAATGCTCCGGATACAAAACACAACTTTTAGAATTTATAGATATAGACCAGTCTCCAAAAAACATATTAATTAGAGCAATAAAAGCTAATATACCAAATGAGATAAAAGAAAAGGCTTTGTCCGAAGTTAATGATTTAATGACTTCATTTAATTTAAAACCAACATTATATGATCTATTAAAAAAGGATAATTTGATATAA
- a CDS encoding Cof-type HAD-IIB family hydrolase, translated as MKKVIFFDIDGTLIDCTRGITEITKEVEKSIRKLQADGNYIFIATGRPYAFISEELLKFGFDGFVFTNGAQVVVREELIYKQEIKKDVVKTIINNFEKFNIEYILEGEKYSYMKSEYENLYEYYDSFDISRKYIKSEYNISDIDIYKMEMLCKSKEAEKYCLSLQGDEFDCNHNISSNIFEVYSSRETKASGIMRVLNHLNIPIENSYAFGDGINDIEMLESVGCGIAMGNASEKVKSHAKKVTCDVVNDGIAVGIKKFIN; from the coding sequence ATGAAAAAAGTAATATTTTTTGACATAGATGGTACACTAATTGATTGTACAAGAGGAATTACAGAAATAACGAAGGAAGTTGAAAAATCTATTAGAAAATTACAAGCTGATGGTAATTATATCTTTATTGCAACTGGTAGGCCATATGCGTTTATAAGTGAAGAATTATTAAAATTTGGGTTTGACGGTTTTGTGTTTACTAATGGTGCACAAGTAGTAGTTAGAGAAGAATTAATTTACAAACAGGAAATTAAGAAAGATGTTGTAAAAACAATAATAAATAATTTTGAGAAATTTAATATTGAGTATATATTGGAAGGTGAAAAATATTCATATATGAAGAGTGAATATGAAAATTTATATGAATATTATGATAGCTTTGATATATCAAGGAAGTACATAAAGAGTGAGTACAATATTAGTGATATTGATATTTATAAAATGGAGATGTTATGCAAAAGCAAAGAAGCCGAAAAGTATTGTTTATCATTACAAGGGGATGAATTTGATTGTAACCATAATATATCAAGTAATATTTTTGAAGTTTATTCTAGTAGGGAAACAAAAGCATCAGGAATAATGAGGGTACTCAATCATTTAAATATCCCTATAGAAAATAGTTATGCATTCGGAGATGGTATAAATGATATAGAAATGTTAGAGTCAGTTGGATGTGGTATCGCTATGGGAAATGCAAGTGAAAAGGTTAAAAGTCACGCTAAAAAGGTAACATGTGATGTTGTAAATGATGGAATAGCAGTAGGAATTAAAAAATTTATAAATTAA
- the mglC gene encoding galactose/methyl galactoside ABC transporter permease MglC translates to MEITKKKNIGAFFKQNAIYVVLVVLIIGIAVKDPRFISLSTAKDILIQSSTRVIIALGACFAILTAGADLSAGRVVGLAAVISASMIQAADYTSKFYPNLGHLPMVVPILAGILAGGIVGLLNGFIVSKFEVPPFIATLGTMVIVYGANSIYFDLPPNKSQPIGGLRADFTALGTQSFLGIPYVIIIAIIVTLVIYVVLNKTKLGKDVYAIGGNREAAIVSGINVKKCLLWIYVIAGVLYGIAGVLEAARTGGATNNYGNGYELDAIAACVVGGWSVSGGVGTVPGIVVGVLIFSVINYGLTFIGVNPYWQQIIKGLIIVSAVAVDIRKYLRKK, encoded by the coding sequence ATGGAAATAACTAAAAAGAAAAATATAGGTGCTTTTTTTAAACAAAATGCTATATATGTTGTTTTAGTAGTATTAATAATAGGTATTGCTGTAAAGGATCCACGATTTATTTCACTTAGCACTGCTAAGGATATTTTGATTCAAAGTTCCACAAGAGTTATAATTGCACTTGGAGCTTGTTTTGCAATTCTAACAGCTGGAGCTGATCTTTCAGCAGGACGTGTGGTAGGTCTTGCAGCAGTTATATCTGCTTCAATGATTCAAGCGGCTGATTATACAAGTAAATTTTATCCGAATTTAGGTCATTTGCCAATGGTAGTTCCTATTTTAGCAGGTATTTTAGCTGGAGGTATAGTTGGTCTTTTAAATGGTTTTATAGTATCGAAGTTTGAGGTACCACCATTTATAGCAACACTTGGAACAATGGTTATTGTTTATGGAGCAAACTCAATTTATTTTGATCTTCCTCCAAATAAGTCACAGCCGATAGGTGGTCTAAGGGCAGATTTTACTGCACTTGGAACACAATCATTTTTAGGAATTCCATATGTAATAATTATAGCGATTATAGTTACATTAGTAATCTATGTTGTTTTAAATAAGACAAAGCTTGGTAAAGATGTATATGCTATAGGTGGAAATAGAGAAGCTGCAATAGTTTCAGGTATTAATGTAAAAAAATGTTTGCTATGGATATATGTAATAGCAGGTGTACTTTATGGTATAGCAGGTGTTCTTGAAGCGGCGAGAACTGGTGGAGCTACAAATAATTATGGTAACGGTTACGAATTAGATGCAATCGCGGCCTGCGTTGTTGGTGGCTGGTCAGTTTCTGGTGGTGTTGGTACAGTACCTGGTATTGTAGTAGGTGTACTTATATTTAGTGTTATTAATTACGGACTAACATTTATAGGAGTTAATCCATATTGGCAACAAATAATAAAAGGTTTAATTATAGTATCAGCAGTTGCAGTTGACATAAGAAAATATCTTCGTAAGAAATAA
- a CDS encoding sugar ABC transporter ATP-binding protein, producing MMEDNYLLELNNISKEFPGVKALDNVTLKVRPGKVHALMGENGAGKSTLMKCIFGIYTQDSGQILLNGQNVVTNSSKDALNLGIAMIHQEIHPVKFRNVMENMWLGRLPMHGIGPFQLVDEKKMYKDTKELFEKLGLDINPNTIVENLSVSTVQQMEIAKAVSYNAKVIIMDEPTSSLTETEVGHLFRIIRDLQKTGVAIIYISHKMEEILQISDDVSVMRDGKMIGTWEAKELTIDMIIKKMVGRDLTNRFPERKNVPGKEILRVEKFTSPFPRSFKDVSFNLRKGEVLGVGGLVGAQRTEIMEAVFGLRSLESGKIFINDKEVKIKSPMDAKKHNMALLTEERRATGIFPVLSILENIVIANQSKYLNKVKILDDKLRKDDSNKSIKQLNIKTPSFKELIQNLSGGNQQKVLLARWLLTVPEILILDEPTRGIDVGAKFEIYTIITELANQGKSIIMISSEMPELLGMSDRIMVMCEGHLSGIIDGKDATEEAVMGLASKYM from the coding sequence ATGATGGAAGATAATTATTTGCTGGAATTAAATAATATATCCAAAGAGTTTCCTGGTGTAAAGGCATTAGACAATGTAACGTTGAAGGTGCGTCCTGGAAAAGTACATGCACTAATGGGCGAGAACGGTGCTGGTAAATCTACACTTATGAAATGTATTTTCGGTATATACACGCAGGATTCAGGACAAATATTATTAAATGGCCAAAATGTGGTAACAAATAGTTCAAAGGATGCTCTTAATCTTGGAATTGCAATGATTCATCAAGAGATTCATCCTGTTAAATTTAGAAATGTGATGGAGAATATGTGGCTTGGACGTTTGCCAATGCATGGAATTGGACCTTTTCAATTAGTAGATGAGAAAAAAATGTATAAAGATACTAAAGAACTTTTTGAAAAACTTGGGCTCGATATTAACCCTAATACAATAGTGGAAAATTTATCGGTTTCGACAGTTCAACAGATGGAAATAGCAAAAGCGGTTTCCTATAATGCGAAAGTTATAATTATGGATGAGCCTACATCATCTCTTACTGAAACTGAAGTAGGTCATTTATTTAGAATAATTCGAGATTTACAAAAGACTGGTGTTGCAATAATTTACATATCCCATAAGATGGAGGAAATCCTCCAAATTTCAGATGATGTATCTGTAATGAGAGATGGAAAAATGATAGGTACTTGGGAAGCTAAGGAACTAACTATTGATATGATAATTAAAAAAATGGTTGGACGTGATCTAACTAATAGATTTCCAGAGAGGAAAAATGTGCCTGGAAAGGAGATCTTAAGGGTTGAAAAATTTACTTCACCATTTCCAAGATCATTTAAAGATGTTTCTTTTAATTTAAGAAAGGGAGAGGTACTTGGTGTAGGCGGACTTGTTGGAGCTCAAAGAACAGAAATTATGGAAGCAGTTTTCGGTCTTAGAAGTTTGGAGTCAGGCAAAATTTTTATAAATGATAAAGAAGTTAAAATTAAGTCGCCAATGGATGCGAAAAAGCATAATATGGCTCTACTTACCGAGGAACGTCGTGCGACGGGTATATTTCCAGTACTATCAATTTTGGAAAATATTGTTATAGCAAATCAGTCAAAATATTTGAATAAAGTGAAGATTTTAGATGATAAATTGCGTAAAGATGATTCGAATAAGAGTATAAAGCAGTTAAATATTAAAACACCTTCATTTAAAGAACTTATACAAAATTTATCTGGTGGTAACCAGCAGAAAGTTTTACTAGCAAGGTGGCTTCTTACAGTGCCAGAGATACTGATTCTTGATGAACCAACACGTGGTATTGATGTAGGGGCAAAATTCGAAATTTACACAATTATTACTGAACTTGCAAATCAAGGTAAAAGTATTATAATGATATCTTCTGAAATGCCTGAGCTTTTAGGTATGTCTGATAGAATAATGGTAATGTGTGAGGGGCATCTTTCAGGTATTATTGATGGAAAAGATGCTACAGAGGAAGCAGTAATGGGACTCGCTAGTAAGTATATGTAA